AGCGGAGTTGCCACGGCGTCGTCGCCTACGAGACGGCGACTGGGAACGTCGAGGCCTTCACCGCGCGCGACGGCGTCGTCCTCGCCACGGGCGGGCTGGGCCAGGTGTACGATCACACCACCAACGCGGTGGCGAACACGGGCGACGGCGTGGCGATGGCCTACCGCGCCGGCGTCCCCGCCGAGGACATGGAGATGATCCAGTTCCACCCGACGACGCTCCCCTCCACGGGCGTCCTGATTTCGGAGGGGGTGCGCGGCGAGGGCGGCATCCTCTACAACGACGAGGGCGAGCGGTTCATGTTCGAACACGGCTACGCGAACAACGACGGCGAACTCGCCTCCCGTGACGTGGTGTCCCGCGCCGAGTTGACCGAGGTGAACGAGGGCCGGGGCATCGAAGACGAGTACGTCCACCTCGACATGCGTCACCTCGGCGAGGAGCGCATCGTCGACAGGCTGGAGAACATCCTCCACCTCGCGGAGGACTTCGAGGGCGTCGACGGGTTGGAGGAGCCGATGCCGGTCAAGCCCGGCCAACACTACGCGATGGGTGGCATCGAGACGGACGAGTACGGACAGACCTGCGTCGACGGGCTGTACGCCGTCGGCGAGTGTGCTTGCGCGAGCGTCCACGGCGCGAACCGCCTCGGCGGCAACGCCCTGCCGGAACTCATCGTCTTCGGCAAGCGTGCCGGCCTGCACGCCGCCGGCGGCGAGACGGAAGCGCCGCGGGTGACGGTCGGCCGGAGCGACGATTCGGAGGCCGGCGACGTAGAGACGCCGGTCGAACTGGGCGAACCGTGGGGCAGCGAGGGCGACGCCGTGGCGGACGGCGGTGCGGCCGCCGAGACGGCCGAGGCCGTCGTCGAACGGTCGCTCGAACGGGAGCGCGAGCGGGTCGAACGCCTGCTCGAACGCGACGACGGGACCCAACACGCCGAGATTCGGGCGGCGGTCCAGCACACGATGACGGAGAACGTCAACGTCTTCCGCGAGGAGGCGGCGCTGAAGGAGGCGCTGGTCGACATCCACGCCGCGCGCGAGCGGTACCGCGACGTCTACGTCGCCGACCCGTCGAGCACGTACAACACGGACCTGATCCAGACCATCGAGACGCGGAACCTGCTGGACATCGCGGAGATGATCACCGTGGGCGCGCTCGCACGCGACGAGTTCCGCGGCGCCCACTGGCGCAAGGAACACCAGGAACGCAAGGACGACGAGTGGCTCAAACACACGATGGTGTCGTGGTCGGACGGGTCGCCCGAACTCTGGTACAAGCCGGTGGTCCTCGAAGGCGAGAAGAAGACGTACGAACCGAAAGAGCGGAGCTACTGAGCGACGGTCGCACACCGAGACGCCAAATCACCCGACTGCAACGGGCTGAAGGGTCCCCCTTCTTCGGGGACGCCGACGTTCAACGACGCCCTGAGTCGACGAGTCGGTTCCAATTATCTCTCGTGATATTCGAACGCCCGAATTTATCACTCACCGCCACATTCGTGCCACCAACACGCCGACGCGTGTCCGTGCGGGAGCACCGAACCGATCCCCCCGGCTCCGGCCCGGCGTGTCGATCAATCCATGCAACTGAAACAACTACTGACAGAGGACCGCGCAGTGAGCCCGGTCATCGGCGTCATCCTGATGGTGGCCATCACCGTCATCCTCGCCGCCGTGATCGGCACGTTCGTCCTCGGCCTGGGCGACCAGGTCAGCGAGAGTGCACCGCAAGCCAGCTTCAGCTTCGACTTCAACGATACCGGCGTGAACATCACCCACGAGGGTGGCGAGACGCTGGAGGCGGACAACATCAACGTGAGCGGCGACAATGGCGCCGATCCGAGCGGCAACAACTGGGCGGGTAATACCATCTCGGCCGGCGATACGGCTCCTTATTCGGGCGTCGACCCCGGCGAGACGGTTCGCGTCATCTGGACCAACCCAGCCGGCGGAGCGACCAACACCATCGCCCGCGCGACCGCACCGCAGTAACCGAACTGCGACACCGCCATACCGTTTTTTCGAGCCACGTTCGGCGGACGTTCACTCGGCGTTCGTCGATAAGCGGCGTATAATTATCTATTTTGATAATTAGCCGCGCAAATTTATC
This window of the Haloplanus rubicundus genome carries:
- a CDS encoding FAD-binding protein, with the protein product MYEYDVIVVGAGGAGLRAAIAAQEAGADVAMVTKLHPVRSHTGAAEGGINAALREGDDWELHAYDTMKGSDYLGDAPAVEALTQESPEEVIQLEHWGMAFSREDDGTVSQRPFGGLSFPRTTYAGAETGHHLLHTLYEQVVKRGIEVFDEWYVLNLAVSDEDDPAERSCHGVVAYETATGNVEAFTARDGVVLATGGLGQVYDHTTNAVANTGDGVAMAYRAGVPAEDMEMIQFHPTTLPSTGVLISEGVRGEGGILYNDEGERFMFEHGYANNDGELASRDVVSRAELTEVNEGRGIEDEYVHLDMRHLGEERIVDRLENILHLAEDFEGVDGLEEPMPVKPGQHYAMGGIETDEYGQTCVDGLYAVGECACASVHGANRLGGNALPELIVFGKRAGLHAAGGETEAPRVTVGRSDDSEAGDVETPVELGEPWGSEGDAVADGGAAAETAEAVVERSLERERERVERLLERDDGTQHAEIRAAVQHTMTENVNVFREEAALKEALVDIHAARERYRDVYVADPSSTYNTDLIQTIETRNLLDIAEMITVGALARDEFRGAHWRKEHQERKDDEWLKHTMVSWSDGSPELWYKPVVLEGEKKTYEPKERSY
- a CDS encoding type IV pilin; protein product: MQLKQLLTEDRAVSPVIGVILMVAITVILAAVIGTFVLGLGDQVSESAPQASFSFDFNDTGVNITHEGGETLEADNINVSGDNGADPSGNNWAGNTISAGDTAPYSGVDPGETVRVIWTNPAGGATNTIARATAPQ